AATTTTTACTCAATGACAAACAAAAGGGCCTTGAGCCAACGATTTATTAAGTAGTGATAGGAACGGCTGGAACCTGTAAATTTAGAAGAATCTATTGAAGAACATATCTTTAGTCATCACTGGACACACTCAATAGTCAATACCTTACATGTTCTTTCACCCTATTTAGCAGAGTAAACAGTAAAGCTAAGTACAATATTCCCAAAAAGTTATCAGTTTCTAACCTACTAAGTTGTAAATTCGACCACCCTCTCTTCCCCCATTAAGGAAGTTAACGTCTATCCAAGTTGCTATGTCACAGCATCCTAACTtactattttcttcttcctcaaaattTCCCACTTTTGAAAACACATTAAGATACAATAGTTACTCACTTTTCAGGATCCAACACCTTGTACTTGTGTACTGGAAGTGCATTGATCTCTTCCTCGCTCATAGAAGTTGTGGAAACATTATCAGAATCCAGTGCTCTTAGAGTTTCATAATCTGCAACAGGACAACTTTTGCCTCAGACTTCAACTATAAAGAGCAAGTATATGAACTAGGCAAATAAAAAAGGGACAAACGGACGATAATGGCATGTCAAATCCTCAAGTTTACTAAGAAATTATATTCTAAACAGAATTCACTGACCTAAGTCATCAAACTCCCGATCAAGAAGAGCCAGCTGGAGCCTAAGTCCTTGAAGACGTCCTCTTGTAGCAAGAGCAATGGAGGGAGGCACATGCAACCTCAGCTCAGTGTGACTAAAGAGGCCACTTGCTGCTGCAGCATGAGCTTGAGCCTGAGCTTGAAGTTGTTGGCAAGTGGCATACATCCTAAGGGTCGTTGCCATCAAAAACACCCCAAGCACAAGCCAGAGCTAAAAAAATATGTGGAATGTCAAACTGATAACCCTAAAGATAACTAActgaaaagataaaaactttaTCTCAAGTATATAGCATACCAGGAAATTAGGAGGCATCTGATGCGAACTGAGAATCATAAACAGCAAAAGAactgcaaaacacacaaaccaaacaAGTAAGTATTACATCATAACAGAAAAAATGATTGCAGAAGACATAAGGgttgaagttaaaaaaataaccTGTAACTAGAAAAGCGAGGGAATTAGAATGAGCTGGTCGAGCTCCATGAACACGCTGTAGCGTTCACCAATACCACCATAAGTTAACAAAAGATCAATTTGTAATagaatgtttatatttttccaattgTTAAGAAGAGAAAGCATACCATAGCTCGTCTCTCGGGTATAAAACCAGAGAATCCGCTTTCTAAATCACCTCTACTTCCCCGgaaaacaaaactcatctttTCCAAAAATTCACAAGTGAGCCCCTGCAAAGTTTTGCTCAATACAATTATCATATTAAAAAGCATGCAATACAAAAGACAGACATGTAAAGGTACCAAGTTTGTCACTGAATCTCTAAATTTGGttcaatcaaaaaatcaaaactcaaaaacaactTAATGATAACTCGAATCATTTACTAATCCTACGATGATCCTAAACAATAACACGAATCTTTTCAAATAATCCAAGAGATtgaaatgaggaaaaaaaaatatatatcatcgATAGAATCAATTGAACGGAACTAGAGATCGGACGAGATAAATTCACCTGGAGGTGGAGAAATCTACGGAGAAGAGTCGGATTCACTCACGTAACATAGGCGTGGCGACGGCGGAGTCACGGAATCGCTGTCGGACCGAGTCGACTCGGACCGAGTTTCGCTACTTTgaggatttagttttttttttttgttgttgttgtcttcataTGTAATAGCCACCATATTAATTCCTTTATGAATAGTAAAGTGATACTGCATGCACTGGTACCACAAACGTCGTCGCTTCTACTGTcacttctttatttatttttttttttttggctcataCTCTCGTGACTTCGATTAATCCTTTACTTAACGATTTTTAAACCATGCTCTCAGAgttaaaatacaaaatgttCATTTATCGtgttgaatgttttttttttattattaaataatatatattgtcacATTTGCTCTGATTAAGCAAGTAGTCCAAATGTAGATTtcttaagaaaatcaaattatGTAATATAATGTCCTCTTCtgatctttaacaaaaaaaaatgttctctTCTGATGACCAAATCTTCTTTGTTAAAACCAAAccgtaaagaaaaaaaaaatgataaaacaaccGAGTTTTAAGTTTAACAAATGATTagtgaaaacaaaacttttaaaatacgTATAATTAAGAATCCAATGAACACATGCATGTcccttatatataattttcaaaaaacaaaagttattcAAAGTCGTCGCGATCCAAGAAGTTGTTGACTAGCTTGATCACACTTGACGTCATTAGCAAAACCAATCTTTTTATGAGCAAGATCATACTCGACCCACACGTTTTGTTGATGATGGTTCCCTATTATAAACGCTTCAATACCCGCAGGCTCCGAGTTAGCGAATGTAAAGCAATACTTCTTCGATCCGGATCCGGGTACCGGGTACAACAGCTTCTTACCCGACACGGTCAGCTCTGCGCCGCCGTTGAACATCAGCGTCACCGCTGGcaattttgaaaaatcaagCTGTGTTGACCCGACCCGGAAACAAAGATCCATTCCGGTTTCAAACACGATACTCGGGTCAACGGTGAGAACCGATTTGGTTTGTTCTGTAAATTCGGTTTTCAAGATTTTGTAAACCGGAGATCGCAAGAATGTGAACTGTGTACCGGAATCCAACATCGTCTGACCCGTTCCGGATTGACCACGAATAAGATCGGATCTAGGGATAGGTAGCAGTTTTGACCCGACCCGAATTCCTTCGAAGTTGACCGTATACGCGAACCGGTCAGTATAAGGTAACCGATCGGTTAGAGTAATCAAAGGCGTGTAATTGAGAGGTGGAAGCGAATGGAAACTCGATTCACCGAGAACCAAAACACCGGTAGAGTCAGAACCGGATATACAATAAGAGAATTTAGATAAACCCATCTGGTTAACAAACGATAACCGACCTCTGTTCATACCCATTAAACCGGTGGTTTTAGCGTCTTCCTCTGGTCTCGTGCTTGATATCACGTCAATGCACCCGAACGACGTAGCACGTCTCGTCGACGAGCCGATTGTAAACGTATCTTGAGCGAGGTTACCCTCCACGGAGGCACCATCGGCGTAGGAGGCAGCCACGTGGCAGAGATTAGTCTTCTGTCACACGTGGCTGGAAGGGAGAAATCTTGGGTTTGGATGGTGCAAACGGGAGACGAACATGGTATAGCAGAGTAAGAAGATGACTTCACGTGGTTGAATATGGAGGTTGAGGAGGATTGTTTGCACTTTAGCCATGAGAGCTCGCTTCCGGTGTCGAGAACCATCTGGATGGTTTGAGGAGGTGAACCGGCGGTGAGAGAGACGGTGAGTGTGACATCGTGTGTGAAAGGAACCTTGATGGGTGGAGAAAAAACAAGACGATTTCGTTTGAAGAGTAAGGATGAAGAAGTGTTTTGGGTTGTTAGAGGGAAGATGagtgtttggtttgttgtaGGAAGGATTCTGGAGAAAGCGAGAGGGGAAATTATTAGAAGCCAAAATATGATTTGGAGATGAATCGATGAAGAAGACATCTTGTTTACTCCTTGTCTCTCTTCGATCTTGATTTGCTCGTccttatattatttatcatatgTACGTTTATGTGAATTTCTTACGAAAAAAGGAATTTCTTGTTCATAAGGAATGTAAATCTTTGacctaaaaaaaactaaaggaaatcaagaaaatgcatatatatgcaataacaataaattacaGAAAAGGGAGAATATATAGAatgaatccaataaccaaatctTGGTAATGCTTAGAATCACCATTAATAAAAGAGAACATACATAAccaataaaagataaattacataataataatatatatatatatatatataaagttaactttgctcacttctccttcctccacattcattcattgcatatttattaattataattaataatagcaataaataatttaaaaacgaattaactaaaattaattaaattttaaaatagtataaacaataatataattttgtagtaaataataaaaataataactaactaaaaatgaattaagtaaattaaatgaaaattttaaaatagtaaaaataatactataaatttgttttagtaataatgttattattaaaattataaccaaagaatgattatattccaaaatttagaatgggttaatgagttttagaatgtaagtaagattttaatgcatggtggagtaaaaaaacaagttatgtaattgtatttataaaaatctaaacatgaatataaaattgaagtgaaacattagtttctaagaaacatataccataaagatttattattaaattttatttataagaaagaaaagattaattacttaacttaacttaacttaacttaaaagttttgatctaaaacaaatacattgtaagggggacactttttttttgggaaaactatgaaaaagaattttgaaaaaaataatctatctaaaaaaacaaaatcagtggTTAGGAAATATAGACAAAATGATATGCAAGtcgttacaaaaagtggcatgtgatttgtgtagcatatctcataaggtatattataaactggagctacaattttataacatgatataaaacatatataacagatataatatatatatataaatattatcaaaaGACGAAGCTGGGTTGCAtcaaaaaattaacatatgcaaataacatatgagattagtgaatagatattcattgtggggtttaaatgtttcatcatttaagcattcttgacttagtctaaaattttataatggcagatgatgcatttggacaaccttATTGTAGTGACATAGGAGtaaaactgttcatgaaactttgtatattcgcatttaatgtaggatatcgatatgtttaaatggtctctataattaggtcaacgatcgacattgacgttagaacttttaaaattatgttttcatagGATATGAATATGGGATGAACTCTTTTAAACATAAAaggtcagaagattgtcgacaatattattgcgacactagacaatatatgttatatatagattagtaaaataagtacgacatttgtatataattatcttttaatcttcaaattatattcatattcaatgattcctattgataaaaaatttaactaaaatcccacgtaaaatcgcaaatagatataacaaagaaatattatcttaataaatatatatgttgtatattacTATGTAaagtaagttatatatttatattcaaaagttggaatgattatattgagctcaacaatttcaattgataagaaatattttaaattacaaattctAGTCAATTATAAAAGATTGTTCTGaaggaaacagaacaaagaaattAGTCTAGATAAATTTGGATAATTCTCATTCATAGATCATAGATGTACATTGCCAAGACGTTTGGTTATTCATTAATTTTTGATTAGGTACCAACCAACCTAGGACCTAGGTGTTGTGCATTAATTCTACCACATAATTTTTtgagggaaaaaacaaaaatatacgtAATTGCTTCaattgctaatttttttttaccatccTGGCAAATGTTGGATTACCAATTCCAACGTTTTTTGTAGTCATAGAAAACAAcctaaatttcaaatttggtcACTCGACAAATGTATCCGTCTTATATAATTTAGGGGTTTCCGTCTCGGCTCAAATTCCTTCATCACTATACGTTTTTCATACTTTTATTCTAAGTCTAGACGGTTTACCattacaacaaaattttgacaaaattaataaatttatatgacAATTAATTAGAATCTGTTTCCGTATGTACACGTAGTATTCATTTACATGAATTAGTAACATAATTACTCGACTATAAAACATTATTCCCCAAAAGATGATCATCTATATCTTGTCATGAAATCAAGAAAGCTATGTTTTTCAAGAAGGTTTATTTTTCATCCTTGTAATTTCCTCTCCGTATATAATTcgatttaataatttatttttaaaatatttaatataattaaaaaactgATCCATAAATAAAGAAGTTGAATCGAAACGTGTAGGTTTCCAAATTTATAAACCGTCTCACAACTGCCGCCTCCAGTGATTCCTTAAATTTCTCAATCAGCAGCGATTGATCAAGCAAGAGAGAGACTTGATCCAATTCACGAGATACGTTTGTTCCGGAGAGTTAGATTTTGATATATCTAAAAtctagggtttgttttttttttttttgtttttggtattcCTTCTTCGACTTTTCTTAGGGCTTCCGAGTGCAGATCATATGGATTCCATGAAAGAAGTTGATCCGTCAGTATTGTCAGCGAATGGCTTTATTCAATCTCACTTCATGAATTTAAATACTTCCGAAGCGTTAGCCAATTGCTTTCTCCAATCTTACTTCCTCAACCTAGGAGTTTATCCCGACGTAGTTCACATGATGTGGTATGCCGACGACAGTGTTATGAGTAGACCTGGTCCCGATGGTACAATGATGTCTTTCACATCGCCTGaggtaaaatacaaaatttctcttagtttctgtttttgtttgtttgatgctgaaacaaaaagattgttgatctttgattatatatgtaGGCAATTCAGGAGCAAATAGTTTCCTGCGACTATGAAGGTGCTTCGATCGATGTGATGAGTTTCGCCGCTCAGAGTTGCAATCCTAGTTCTGAAGATGGTGTGTTTACCATGGTTACTGGTTTCTTGACTTGTAAAGACAAANNNNNNNNNNNNNNNNNNNNNNNNNNNNNNNNNNNNNNNNNNNNNNNNNNNNNNNNNNNNNNNNNNNNNNNNNNNNNNNNNNNNNNNNNNNNNNNNNNNNNAACTGATCCATAAATAAAGAAGTTGAATCGAAACGTGTAGGTTTCCAAATTTATAAACCGTCTCACAACTGCCGTCTCCAGTGATTCCTTAAATTTCTCAATCAACAGCGATTGATCAAGACTCAAGAGAGAGACTTAATACAATTCACGAGATACGTTTGTTCCGGAGAGATAGATTTTTGATATATCTAATATctagggtttgtttgttttttttggtattccTTCTTCGACTTTTCTTAGGGCTTCCGAGTGCAGATCATATGGATTCCATGAAAGAAGTTGATCCGTCAGTATTGTCAGCGAATGGCTTTATTCAATCTCACTTCATGAATTTAAATACTTCCGAAGCGTTAGCCAATTGCTTTCTCCAATCTTACTTCCTCAACCTAGGAGTTTATCCCGACGTAGTTCACATGATGTGGTATGCCGACGACAGTGTTATGAGTAGACCTGGTCCCGATGGTACAATGATGTCTTTCACATCGCCTGaggtaaaatacaaaatttctcttagtttctgttttttttttgtttgtttgatgcatGTTTGTgctgaaacaaaaagattgttGATCTTGATTATGTAGGCAATTCAGGAGCAAATAGTTTCCTGCGACTATGAAGGTGCTTCGATTAATGTGATGAGTTTCGCCGCTCAGAGTTGCAATCCTAGTTCTGAAGATGGTGTGTTTACCATGGTTACTGGTTTCTTGACTTGTAAAGACAAACAACTGAGGAGGCGATTTGTTCAATCTTTGTATCTAGCACGTCGTCAAGATAGGTCTTATGCTATCGTCAATGATATCCTCCGCTATGTTGACTCAATACCAGCGATACCTTCCGTTCTTGAATCCGGTAAATAGCTATATAAGTTGTGTTTGATTCAatataaaaagttacaaaacttTATTAGTTTTGGTGTGACTATATATGCAGAATTTGCAGCTGGATTTGTCAAAGTTTATTACGAGTTGCCTATGCGTGAAGAAGTTGGTTTGATGTATGTCAATGAAAGTGTTACGAGCAGACCGACTTCGACGTCTGGTTGAACAATGGTTGATATGCCAGGCCTTGATGTAAGTTGCAAAAGCTCGGATCCTATTCCAATGTATTTCtagaaaaattttgaaacagTTTTTGATGGAATATaagtttacaattttttgttGCAGGCCATCAACAAGAGGGTCGCTAATGAGCATAAGAGAGCTTCTAACTTTGTACTGAATAGTTTGGATTACCAGATTTGCAGATCTTTTAAAGATAGAATGTTTATCATGGTTTGCGGTTCCGTGACTCTAGACGACAAAACAGAGAGGAAGTTTTTGCAATTTTTCTATGTGGCAGGTTGTCAAAAAGGGTCTTATGTTATCTTCAATGACATTCTCCGTTATGTTGATGTTACTCCTCAAGACACACTTGAANNNNNNNNNNNNNNNNNNNNNNNNNNNNNNNNNNNNNNNNNNNNNNNNNNNNNNNNNNNNNNNNNNNNNNNNNNNNNNNNNNNNNNNNNNNNNNNNNNNNNNNNNNNNNNNNNNNNNNNNNNNNNNNNNNNNNNNNNNNNNNNNNNNNNNNNNNNNNNNNNNNNNNNNNNNNNNNNNNNNNNNNNNNNNNNNNNNNNNNNNNNNNNNNNNNNNNNNNNNNNNNNNNNNNNNNNNNNNNNNNNNNNNNNNNNNNNNNNNNNNNNNNNNNNNNNNNNNNNNNNNNNNNNNNNNNNNNNNNNNNNNNNNNNNNNNNNNNNNNNNNNNNNNNNNNNNNNNNNNNNNNNNNNNNNNNNNNNNNNNNNNNNNNNNNNNNNNNNNNNNNNNNNNNNNNNNNNNNNNNNNNNNNNNNNNNNNNNNNNNNNNNNNNNNNNNNNNNNNNNNNNNNNNNNNNNNNNNNNNNNNNNNNNNNNNNNNNNNNNNNNNNNNNNNNNNNNNNNNNNNNNNNNNNNNNNNNNNNNNNNNNNNNNNNNNNNNNNNNNNNNNNNNNNNNNNNNNNNNNNNNNNNNNNNNNNNNNNNNNNNNNNNNNNNNNNNNNNNNNNNNNNNNNNNNNNNNNNNNNNNNNNNNNNNNNNNNNNNNNNNNNNNNNNNNNNNNNNNNNNNNNNNNNNNNNNNNNNNNNNNNNNNNNNNNNNNNNNNNNNNNNNNNNNNNNNNNNNNNNNNNNNNNNNNNNNNNNNNNNNNNNNNNNNNNNNNNNNNNNNNNNNNNNNNNNNNNNNNNNCCCCTCAAGACACACTTGAAACCTCGAGCCACTCTGCTTCAAAAACCAGAGCTGATGTGGAGCTTCCCTACTTTATGGTAAAGAATGGGAAGTTACTCTCTTATTTTAATAACATAGACACACAAAACTTATAACACCTATGCTGATGGTTTATTGctagtgttgttgttgtgtcagtagtctttttttttcctttcagaAATTAATGAATACAATGGTTTACgtttttgctcttttttattttagctttacaactttcttcttcatgGTAGCTTCTTTATTCTCTGTTCCAACATATGGgcaaatattgtaaaatttaTAATGTAAGCTATCTTGCAACTTTTTAACTTAAATGCAAGAATTCtatcccaaaaacaaaaacagcatAACGTAGTTAACTTGAAAAACAGCAGATgataaaatatattacattttaacATAATTCAGATTACTTGTTTACATTGTAGAATATTTTGCTTGAAAACGTTAACAAAACGTTATCTTGGATCAGTTCTAGTTTTACCGGAGAAGGAGAATATGGATGAAGTAGTAGTTTCATTCGGCCCGCTATAAAACGTAGCTGAATCCACAAAATCCTCAAACTCGCCTGCATTACCACTTCCCTCATCAAGACACATACTATCATTTGCATCTAAGAAATCTGGTGCAGGGACAACTTCAGGCGACGGAAACTGCTTTTCGAGATACATAACCACTTGTCTCATTGTAGGTCGAACCTCGGGGGAATTGTTTGAACATAGAAGGCCTAATTTGATCACCATAACCACTTCCTCTTCATCAAACTCACCGTTGAGTCTCCTGTCTACAACATCTCTAATGTCTCCGCTTTGCCACCTTGACCAAACCCAATCAACCATAACAAGCTCTTCCGGTAATGCACTTGTTTCTATCGGTCTTCTTCCGCAAGCTACTTCTAACAAAACCGCTCCAAACGCGTAAACATCTGTACTTGTTGTCAGTTTCCCGGATTTTGTGAGTTCTGGTGCTAAGTAACCAAATGTACCAACCACCCTTGTGGTTCCTGGGTTCGATCCATGCTCATATAACTTAGCTAGACCGAAATCTCCCACCCGCCCGTTCATTTCACCGTCTAACAAAACGTTGGCGGCTTTAATGTCTCGGTGAATGACTGTTTGTTCCCATCCTTCATGTAGGTAGAGTAAACCAGAAGCAACCCCTTTTATGATTTTGAATCTTTGCTTCCAAGTCAAGataactttagggttttcgtcgAACAAGTACATGTCTAAGCTTCCATTAGGCATGAAATCATAGACAAGAAGCAAATCATCCCGCCTTCGACACCAACCGAGCAACTGAACAAGATTCCTATGCCGGAGATGACCAATGCTCGAGACCTCTGACATGAACTCTCGTACACCTTGTCTTGATTCGTGAGAGATTCTCTTGACGGCTAC
The Camelina sativa cultivar DH55 chromosome 6, Cs, whole genome shotgun sequence genome window above contains:
- the LOC104791842 gene encoding E3 ubiquitin-protein ligase SDIR1 isoform X2 yields the protein MSFVFRGSRGDLESGFSGFIPERRAMRVHGARPAHSNSLAFLVTVLLLFMILSSHQMPPNFLLWLVLGVFLMATTLRMYATCQQLQAQAQAHAAAASGLFSHTELRLHVPPSIALATRGRLQGLRLQLALLDREFDDLDYETLRALDSDNVSTTSMSEEEINALPVHKYKVLDPENGCSLAKQASTSSSAEKQDSVNGSKKGTEDELTCSVCLEQVTAGEIVRTLPCLHQFHAGCIDPWLRQQGTCPVCKFRAHSGWQEQDEIDDDASDMV
- the LOC104791842 gene encoding E3 ubiquitin-protein ligase SDIR1 isoform X1 → MSFVFRGSRGDLESGFSGFIPERRAMRVHGARPAHSNSLAFLVTVLLLFMILSSHQMPPNFLLWLVLGVFLMATTLRMYATCQQLQAQAQAHAAAASGLFSHTELRLHVPPSIALATRGRLQGLRLQLALLDREFDDLDYETLRALDSDNVSTTSMSEEEINALPVHKYKVLDPENGCSLAKQASTSSSAEQKQDSVNGSKKGTEDELTCSVCLEQVTAGEIVRTLPCLHQFHAGCIDPWLRQQGTCPVCKFRAHSGWQEQDEIDDDASDMV
- the LOC104699145 gene encoding uncharacterized protein LOC104699145; the protein is MDSMKEVDPSVLSANGFIQSHFMNLNTSEALANCFLQSYFLNLGVYPDVVHMMWYADDSVMSRPGPDGTMMSFTSPEAIQEQIVSCDYEGASINVMSFAAQSCNPSSEDGVFTMVTGFLTCKDKQLRRRFVQSLYLARRQDRSYAIVNDILRYVDSIPAIPSVLESEFAAGFVKVYYELPMREEVGLMYVNESVTSRPTSTSG